The uncultured Flavobacterium sp. genome contains a region encoding:
- a CDS encoding SRPBCC domain-containing protein, translated as MATSNFTTTILVDNSKEEAFNAINDVCGWWQGEVEGSTDKLNDEFSYNVPGIHFSKQKIVEIIPNEKIEWLVTDSKLSFVKNQTEWTGTKIVFEISDVNNKTQVRFSHLGLVPEFECYGDCSNAWGKLIQESLLSLITTGKGVNVF; from the coding sequence ATGGCAACATCAAATTTTACTACAACAATTTTAGTTGATAATTCTAAAGAAGAAGCTTTTAATGCCATCAATGACGTTTGCGGTTGGTGGCAGGGTGAAGTAGAAGGAAGTACAGATAAGCTAAATGACGAATTTAGCTATAACGTACCGGGAATTCATTTTTCGAAACAAAAAATAGTAGAGATTATCCCAAACGAAAAAATTGAATGGCTTGTCACAGACAGTAAATTAAGTTTTGTGAAAAACCAAACAGAATGGACGGGAACAAAAATTGTATTCGAAATCTCAGATGTAAACAACAAAACACAAGTTCGTTTTAGTCATTTGGGTTTAGTTCCTGAATTTGAATGTTATGGTGACTGCTCAAATGCGTGGGGAAAACTGATACAAGAAAGCTTGCTTAGTTTAATAACTACAGGAAAAGGAGTGAATGTTTTTTGA
- a CDS encoding saccharopine dehydrogenase NADP-binding domain-containing protein — protein MENKIVIYGAYGHTGKFLVAQLYQQGYKPILSGRDADKLNALSKDYPDLILKVADINNPETLDKAFADAEIIVNCAGPFLDTAAPIIQSALRLGKHYLDVSAEQKAVLDIFEEFSEEAKRAKVAIIPAAAFYGGLGDLLSTTLTKDWDKVDEIFSYIGLDSWHPTKGTRLTGERNHYQRFMYANNRLEPVLEVKSKTWDFPDPILTKEVVTVPLSEIITISRHINVNTINTYLSQNSLTDIRNEETPEPKAADEKNRSSQIFCMEVVAVKDNKKRTITAQGIDIYAVTAPLIVEAVKRILTGRIQKQGVTTLGEAFDATDFLSALDVDDIVISDIKETNIN, from the coding sequence ATGGAAAACAAAATAGTAATATACGGCGCTTACGGGCACACAGGAAAATTTTTGGTTGCCCAGCTTTATCAGCAAGGTTACAAGCCTATACTTAGTGGGCGAGATGCTGATAAGCTGAATGCTTTAAGTAAAGATTATCCGGATTTAATACTAAAAGTGGCCGATATTAATAATCCTGAAACTTTAGATAAGGCTTTCGCCGATGCAGAAATAATCGTAAACTGTGCCGGTCCTTTTTTAGATACTGCCGCACCAATTATTCAATCGGCATTAAGATTAGGAAAACATTATCTTGATGTGAGTGCTGAACAAAAAGCTGTTCTGGATATCTTTGAAGAGTTTTCTGAAGAAGCAAAACGTGCTAAAGTTGCCATAATTCCCGCAGCTGCATTTTATGGCGGATTGGGAGATTTATTAAGTACAACGCTTACTAAAGATTGGGATAAAGTAGATGAAATCTTCAGCTATATTGGATTAGATTCCTGGCATCCTACAAAAGGAACACGTTTGACTGGAGAGCGCAATCATTATCAAAGATTTATGTATGCCAACAATCGTCTGGAACCCGTTTTGGAAGTTAAATCAAAAACATGGGATTTTCCCGATCCAATATTGACGAAGGAAGTAGTGACGGTTCCACTTTCAGAAATAATTACGATTTCCCGTCATATAAATGTCAATACAATCAATACTTATCTGAGTCAAAACTCTTTGACAGATATAAGAAATGAGGAAACTCCAGAACCTAAAGCTGCCGATGAAAAAAATAGGTCATCACAGATTTTCTGTATGGAAGTTGTGGCTGTAAAAGACAACAAGAAAAGAACAATTACGGCTCAGGGAATTGATATTTATGCCGTTACAGCTCCTTTAATTGTTGAAGCTGTAAAAAGAATTTTGACAGGAAGAATACAAAAACAAGGCGTTACAACATTAGGAGAAGCCTTTGATGCCACAGATTTTTTAAGTGCTCTGGATGTGGATGATATTGTAATTTCAGACATTAAGGAAACTAACATTAATTAA
- a CDS encoding alpha-galactosidase — protein MKRIILLLALTTLFCKANAQDGQIKIETQSTALILKAAKNGVLYQSYLGKKLDDDSGYNTLSKENTKSFVINDGNPLVNLRHQAYPTYGTENLFESAIRMTHNDGNPSLELNYVSHRTEKIDGNTTETIIKLKDPVYPVEVTLHYKTFYNENVIEQWTEIVHHEKKPVTLYNYASSMLHFDADHYWLTQFHGDWAKEVRMQESELTSGTKVIDSKLGVRTDMYQTPVFFLSLNEKANENSGELVAGTIAWSGNFKFAFELDNKNSLRISSGINPFASEYSLEPEKIFTTPSFIYTFSNKGKGQASRNLHSWARKYGVKDGEKPRLTLLNNWETTFFNFDEKKLTDMFADSKTLGVDMFLLDDGWFGNKYPRSGDKSGLGDWQATKTKLPNGLGFLMQEAEKTGVKFGIWIEPEMVNPKSELYEKHPDWVLKLPNRPESYYRTQLVLDLCNPQVQDFVFKTVDDIMQTKSGVAFFKWDCNRMMTNAYSTYLKNQQSHLFIEYTKGLYKVLDRIKTKYPDLPMMLCAGGGGRTDYGLLKYFTEFWASDNTDPFNRVFIQWGYSQFFPAFTICNHVTSWGNQSIKFKTDVAMMGKLGFDINVKELKEKELKYCQDAVANYKRLNPVIWHGDMYRIVSPYDESRAVLMYVNEAKSKAVLFSYTLHPLYDPQYNSVRFQGLDPKKNYKVEEINLMPEGKKTLEESGESFTGNYLMNVGLRVSSSKVESSVVLEITEI, from the coding sequence ATGAAAAGAATAATACTTCTATTAGCGCTTACAACCTTGTTTTGTAAAGCTAATGCACAAGATGGACAAATTAAGATCGAAACTCAAAGTACCGCTTTGATCCTAAAAGCAGCAAAGAACGGAGTACTTTATCAATCCTATTTAGGAAAAAAATTGGATGATGATTCGGGATATAATACACTTTCAAAAGAGAACACAAAATCGTTTGTCATAAATGACGGGAATCCTTTAGTTAATCTAAGACATCAGGCATACCCAACATACGGAACAGAGAACCTGTTTGAGTCGGCAATTCGAATGACACATAATGACGGAAATCCATCTTTAGAATTAAATTATGTAAGCCATCGTACAGAAAAAATTGACGGAAATACCACTGAAACTATTATAAAACTAAAAGATCCGGTATATCCTGTTGAAGTTACGCTGCATTATAAAACCTTTTATAATGAGAACGTAATCGAACAATGGACAGAAATTGTACATCACGAAAAGAAACCGGTTACGTTATATAATTATGCGTCGTCGATGCTGCATTTTGATGCCGATCATTATTGGTTAACACAATTTCATGGAGATTGGGCAAAGGAAGTTCGTATGCAGGAAAGCGAATTGACAAGCGGAACTAAAGTAATCGACTCAAAACTGGGAGTTCGTACTGATATGTACCAAACGCCGGTTTTCTTTTTATCACTTAATGAAAAAGCGAATGAAAATTCAGGCGAACTTGTGGCGGGAACGATTGCATGGTCCGGAAATTTTAAGTTTGCTTTTGAGTTAGACAATAAAAATTCACTTAGAATAAGTTCAGGAATCAATCCGTTTGCTTCAGAGTATAGTCTTGAACCAGAAAAAATATTTACAACGCCATCGTTTATTTATACTTTTTCGAATAAAGGAAAAGGGCAGGCGAGTAGAAACTTACATAGTTGGGCTAGAAAATATGGCGTAAAAGATGGAGAAAAACCACGTTTGACTTTATTAAACAATTGGGAAACTACTTTTTTCAATTTTGATGAAAAGAAATTAACCGACATGTTTGCCGATTCAAAAACCTTAGGAGTTGATATGTTTTTATTAGATGATGGCTGGTTTGGTAATAAATATCCAAGAAGCGGTGATAAATCAGGTCTTGGAGATTGGCAGGCAACTAAAACAAAATTACCGAATGGTCTTGGTTTCCTGATGCAGGAAGCAGAAAAAACAGGAGTAAAATTCGGAATCTGGATCGAGCCGGAAATGGTTAATCCAAAAAGCGAATTGTATGAGAAACATCCGGATTGGGTTTTGAAATTACCAAACCGACCTGAAAGTTATTATCGTACACAATTGGTTTTGGATTTATGCAACCCGCAAGTGCAGGATTTTGTATTCAAAACTGTAGACGATATTATGCAGACAAAATCTGGTGTGGCCTTTTTTAAATGGGATTGTAACCGAATGATGACCAATGCATATTCGACTTATCTTAAAAACCAGCAGTCACATTTATTTATTGAATATACCAAAGGTTTGTATAAAGTCTTAGACCGAATTAAAACTAAATATCCTGATTTACCAATGATGCTTTGCGCTGGTGGAGGTGGCAGAACCGATTATGGACTCCTTAAATATTTTACAGAATTCTGGGCAAGTGACAATACAGATCCTTTTAACAGAGTATTTATACAATGGGGATATTCGCAGTTTTTTCCGGCCTTTACGATTTGCAACCACGTAACCTCATGGGGAAATCAGTCCATTAAATTCAAAACAGATGTGGCAATGATGGGCAAGTTAGGTTTTGATATTAATGTAAAAGAGCTTAAAGAAAAAGAACTAAAATATTGTCAGGATGCTGTTGCAAATTATAAGCGTTTGAATCCCGTAATCTGGCATGGCGACATGTACCGAATCGTTTCTCCTTATGATGAAAGCCGCGCCGTATTAATGTATGTAAATGAGGCAAAGAGTAAAGCAGTATTGTTTTCGTATACGCTTCATCCGCTTTATGATCCGCAATACAATTCGGTTCGTTTTCAAGGTTTAGATCCAAAGAAAAACTACAAAGTAGAAGAAATAAACTTAATGCCCGAAGGAAAGAAAACCCTTGAAGAATCAGGGGAATCTTTTACAGGAAATTATTTAATGAATGTTGGTTTGAGAGTTTCATCCTCTAAAGTAGAATCAAGTGTTGTTCTTGAAATTACTGAAATATAG
- a CDS encoding RagB/SusD family nutrient uptake outer membrane protein: MKNYKTNKLINIKKKAFILASFFITIASLTSCSPDPLDKVPLDSYTDATVWNDLKLAEAFANNLYTVLPSTQHNWNNKTNRSWILSTACDEAFNNFNDYDIWTLNSGALTPDNASDFDIWKPTYATIQNCNIFLSRIDAVPGDEALRNRLKGEVTFLRAYAYFKLTSDYGGVPLITVPFDLNSNFKVDRSTYDQCTDFIVTELDKSAELLPLTTSSLGRITKGAALAIKSRVLLYAASPQWNTTNDMAKWKKASDAAKAVMDLNIYQLYDKNYEDLFTTNNSEIICSRLSSKDPQWSAFNGVEMFNSPSGFHGWANFAPSQSHIDAYGTADGKDITDPTSGYNPQKPYVNRDPRFYKNIVYDGRAYGKPEFFKDRYDAGSSNKAEFYEGGLDSPQGWDTWNASKTRYTFRKYCDTTYNYNNETQTNKAWIISRLGEIYLNYAEAQFKLGNEGTAIQYLNAIRQRAGITVPLAGLTGTTLENKIRNERQVELCLEGFRYYDVRRWKIAEETENKPLMGVVITKNADGSKTYTYTKVQDRIFKPQHYLLPIPRDETNRTSLVQNPGYN; this comes from the coding sequence ATGAAAAATTATAAAACCAATAAACTAATAAATATAAAAAAGAAGGCTTTTATCCTTGCCTCTTTCTTTATCACAATTGCCTCTCTTACATCCTGTAGCCCAGATCCTCTGGACAAGGTTCCATTAGATTCTTATACAGATGCAACGGTTTGGAATGATTTGAAACTTGCCGAAGCTTTTGCCAATAACCTTTACACTGTATTGCCTAGCACGCAGCACAATTGGAACAATAAAACAAATCGCAGCTGGATTTTATCTACAGCGTGTGACGAAGCTTTTAACAACTTTAACGATTACGACATCTGGACACTAAATTCAGGAGCTTTAACTCCGGATAATGCAAGTGATTTTGATATCTGGAAACCTACTTATGCTACAATTCAAAACTGCAATATCTTTTTATCCCGTATTGATGCAGTTCCGGGAGATGAGGCTTTGCGCAACAGATTAAAAGGTGAAGTGACATTTTTAAGAGCTTACGCTTATTTTAAATTAACCAGCGATTACGGAGGAGTTCCTTTGATTACAGTTCCTTTTGATTTAAACAGTAATTTTAAAGTAGATCGCAGTACTTACGATCAATGTACTGATTTTATTGTAACAGAATTAGACAAATCTGCTGAGTTATTACCATTAACAACTTCAAGCCTTGGAAGAATTACAAAAGGTGCTGCACTTGCAATCAAATCAAGAGTATTGCTTTATGCGGCAAGCCCACAATGGAATACTACAAATGATATGGCTAAATGGAAAAAAGCATCTGATGCCGCAAAAGCTGTTATGGATTTAAACATCTACCAACTTTATGACAAAAACTACGAAGATCTTTTTACTACCAATAATTCAGAGATTATTTGCTCTCGTTTGTCTAGTAAAGATCCACAATGGAGTGCTTTTAATGGTGTAGAAATGTTCAATTCTCCGAGTGGTTTTCACGGTTGGGCAAACTTTGCGCCAAGCCAGAGTCATATCGACGCTTACGGAACAGCTGACGGAAAAGACATTACAGATCCTACATCTGGTTATAACCCTCAAAAGCCGTATGTGAACAGAGATCCTCGTTTTTACAAAAATATTGTATACGACGGACGTGCTTACGGAAAACCTGAATTCTTCAAGGATCGTTACGACGCCGGAAGTTCAAATAAAGCTGAGTTTTATGAAGGCGGATTAGATTCTCCTCAGGGATGGGATACTTGGAATGCTAGTAAAACACGTTATACTTTCCGTAAATATTGTGATACAACTTACAATTACAACAACGAAACACAAACAAACAAAGCCTGGATTATTTCTCGCTTAGGCGAAATTTATCTTAACTATGCTGAAGCGCAATTTAAACTAGGAAACGAAGGAACGGCGATTCAATATTTAAATGCAATCAGACAACGTGCCGGAATAACAGTTCCGTTGGCAGGTTTGACCGGTACAACTTTAGAAAATAAAATTCGTAACGAAAGACAAGTTGAGTTATGTCTCGAAGGATTCCGTTATTATGATGTACGTCGTTGGAAAATTGCCGAAGAAACCGAGAATAAACCTTTGATGGGAGTTGTTATTACCAAAAATGCTGATGGATCAAAAACCTATACCTACACCAAAGTTCAGGATAGAATTTTTAAACCTCAACACTATTTATTGCCAATTCCTAGAGATGAAACTAACAGAACAAGTTTAGTTCAAAACCCGGGTTATAATTAA
- a CDS encoding isocitrate lyase/phosphoenolpyruvate mutase family protein: MTNQFQKFKELHYQSEPLLIGNVWNAQSTKKMEDLGFKAIGTSSYAIAETLGYADGEEMSFEEYLFITKRIAASVSVPVSVDLEAGYGKTATEIVANIKELYKIGVSGINIEDSIVEQGVRTIVAAETFAEKIKAVADELSKENIEIFINLRSDVFLLGLPDGLAEAKRRISIYETTGVHGLFFPCVTKIEDIEALTKATELPINVMCMPDLPDFNLLQNAGVKRISMGNFLNNKIYQYLEAEVGTVLKNQNFSSVF; encoded by the coding sequence ATGACAAATCAATTTCAAAAGTTTAAAGAATTACACTATCAATCTGAACCATTGTTAATTGGCAATGTTTGGAATGCACAGAGTACAAAAAAAATGGAAGACTTAGGCTTTAAAGCCATTGGGACTTCAAGCTATGCAATTGCAGAAACACTAGGATATGCAGATGGTGAAGAAATGAGTTTTGAGGAATATCTATTTATTACAAAACGTATTGCGGCTTCGGTATCTGTACCGGTTTCTGTAGATTTAGAAGCGGGTTATGGAAAAACAGCGACAGAAATTGTAGCCAATATAAAAGAGTTGTATAAAATAGGCGTTTCGGGAATAAATATCGAAGACTCTATAGTTGAACAAGGAGTGAGAACAATTGTAGCTGCAGAAACATTTGCCGAAAAAATTAAAGCGGTCGCAGATGAACTTTCAAAGGAGAACATTGAGATCTTTATTAATCTTAGATCTGACGTTTTTTTACTAGGATTACCTGATGGTTTGGCTGAAGCAAAAAGGAGAATAAGTATTTATGAAACGACTGGTGTTCACGGATTATTTTTTCCTTGTGTTACAAAAATCGAAGATATAGAAGCGCTTACAAAAGCAACTGAACTTCCAATAAATGTAATGTGTATGCCAGATTTACCAGATTTTAATTTGCTGCAAAACGCAGGAGTAAAGCGAATTAGTATGGGGAATTTTTTAAATAATAAAATATACCAATACTTAGAAGCTGAGGTTGGAACTGTTTTGAAAAATCAAAATTTTAGCAGCGTTTTTTAA
- a CDS encoding TonB-dependent receptor, translating to MKLLTKDKPTNDWLNAEIWKVTKLTSGFLLAMTLQVSAATETKDSKFFLKLNNATTGNLSLTELTKTKNTSISFSEQKTIKGKVTGPKGEPLPGVNIHVKGTKIGVTTDFDGNFTIDVPDSDSILVVSFTGFVTKEVSAANATNIQLEEQNQTLSEVVVVGYGTQKKGSTTGAISSVKGTVLTTNASANVSNAIAGRMSGVIANNRSGRPGDDSSSLLIRGFNSFGGGTSPLVVVDGIPDRDLNRINPDDIESVTVLKDASAAIYGVRSANGVILVTTKRGKAGPPTIKIDGNYGIQQLTRMDERVNSWQYMTYYNELNANKGTTLPYTQADIEKYKAGNDPNYTSTNWLKEVYRKDAPQANVSLSVNGGNEQVKYFFSGQYLNQESNLRNSDERYRQFNLRSNIDVNISSNLKVNLDIATRKEDRNYPAISIGSIMHETVSMYPFIPAYWKNGYPSSGISNGRNPLLMSSSAAGYDKVINLIVNPKIGFELKLPKITEGLSLSGYAAFDYNVRSEKKFTKPWDAYSYDRTNDSYNNVKNSTAITSVMQDEQITNQNTYFAKLAYDRKFNKHSVNAFVGYEQTTTDRTETYAYRRDLLSDQLDQIFTGGTKGQNATGSAYQDGRASYLGRVAYNYDNKYFAEVSSRYNGSFNFPSSTRWGMFPAVSAGWKISEEPFFKNNIKAIDQLKIRASWGKMGNDDLGEWINGVFYPNQYLFLTRYQLTTNQQNYSYFGSDYTLNNSIYLSSTPNPNITWEVQYSTNVGFDFGFLNNKLTATFDYFNNKRSDILTARNASVPLYTGLALPKENIGETVNRGVDWSINYADNIHNFKYSVGFNLTYAQSEVLFRDEAANIPEWQKSTGKAIDSWLVYQTNGIYRTQADVDNSAHFEGAKPGDLWVKDTDGDGNITTNDKVRIPQSATPKIAYGIPMRAEYKGFSIDLLWTGQSKAKQMILPQGQGAIVAPPAWLYNDRYTADNPNSKYPVAFNDSDNRNNIPADFWLKDASFFRLKSLEISYVLPEKSLSRFGVLNMRIYAGGTNLFSIDHMKQYNRDPETNNTTGVNYPQTRIYRVGMTIEL from the coding sequence ATGAAATTATTAACCAAAGACAAACCAACAAACGATTGGCTTAATGCCGAAATCTGGAAGGTTACCAAACTAACATCCGGATTTCTATTGGCTATGACATTACAAGTTTCTGCCGCGACAGAAACTAAAGACAGTAAATTTTTCCTGAAGTTAAATAACGCCACTACCGGAAATTTATCTCTTACTGAACTGACAAAAACAAAAAACACAAGTATCTCATTTTCAGAACAAAAAACAATTAAAGGAAAAGTAACAGGACCAAAAGGAGAACCTCTTCCTGGAGTTAATATTCATGTAAAAGGAACAAAAATTGGGGTAACGACCGACTTCGATGGTAATTTTACAATTGATGTTCCGGACTCAGACAGCATTCTTGTTGTTTCATTTACGGGTTTTGTAACTAAGGAAGTTTCAGCTGCTAACGCGACAAATATTCAGCTTGAAGAACAAAATCAAACCTTAAGCGAAGTTGTGGTTGTGGGATATGGTACACAGAAAAAGGGTTCTACTACCGGAGCAATTTCGTCTGTAAAAGGTACGGTATTGACCACAAATGCTTCTGCAAACGTTTCAAACGCTATTGCCGGACGTATGTCTGGAGTAATTGCCAACAACCGTTCTGGAAGACCTGGTGATGACAGCTCGAGCCTTTTAATTAGAGGTTTTAACTCTTTTGGCGGCGGAACGAGCCCTCTTGTAGTTGTAGATGGTATTCCGGATCGTGATTTGAACAGAATTAATCCTGATGATATCGAATCGGTTACGGTTTTGAAAGATGCATCGGCTGCAATTTATGGTGTTCGATCTGCAAACGGAGTAATTCTGGTTACTACCAAAAGAGGTAAAGCGGGTCCTCCAACAATCAAAATTGACGGAAATTACGGGATTCAGCAATTAACAAGAATGGATGAAAGGGTAAATTCCTGGCAATACATGACGTACTATAACGAGCTGAATGCAAACAAAGGAACAACTCTTCCATACACGCAGGCAGATATCGAAAAATACAAAGCGGGTAATGATCCTAATTACACAAGTACAAACTGGTTGAAAGAAGTGTATAGAAAAGATGCTCCTCAGGCTAATGTTTCGCTTTCTGTAAACGGTGGTAATGAACAGGTTAAGTATTTCTTTTCTGGTCAATACCTGAATCAGGAAAGTAACCTTAGAAATAGCGACGAGAGATACAGACAATTTAACCTGAGATCAAACATTGATGTTAATATTTCATCTAACTTAAAAGTAAATCTGGATATTGCTACTCGTAAAGAAGACAGAAATTACCCTGCAATAAGCATTGGAAGCATTATGCATGAAACGGTGAGTATGTATCCTTTTATTCCTGCTTATTGGAAAAATGGTTATCCTTCTTCAGGAATTTCAAACGGAAGAAATCCTCTTTTAATGTCTTCTTCGGCTGCTGGTTATGACAAAGTTATCAACCTTATCGTAAATCCTAAAATAGGATTCGAATTAAAATTACCTAAAATTACTGAAGGACTTTCTTTAAGCGGATATGCTGCATTTGACTACAATGTTCGTAGTGAGAAAAAATTCACTAAACCTTGGGATGCTTATTCTTACGACAGAACAAATGACAGTTATAATAACGTAAAAAACAGTACTGCCATAACGAGTGTTATGCAAGACGAGCAAATTACGAATCAAAATACCTATTTCGCAAAATTAGCTTACGATCGTAAATTCAACAAACACAGCGTTAATGCCTTTGTAGGTTATGAGCAGACTACTACAGACAGAACAGAAACGTATGCTTACAGAAGAGATTTATTGAGCGACCAGTTAGATCAAATTTTTACTGGAGGTACTAAAGGACAAAATGCAACCGGAAGCGCTTATCAGGACGGAAGAGCAAGTTACTTAGGGCGTGTTGCTTATAACTATGATAATAAATATTTTGCCGAAGTTTCTTCTCGTTACAACGGATCGTTCAACTTCCCTTCTTCTACTCGTTGGGGAATGTTCCCGGCAGTATCTGCAGGTTGGAAAATATCTGAAGAGCCATTTTTCAAAAATAATATCAAAGCTATTGACCAGCTTAAAATAAGAGCTTCTTGGGGAAAAATGGGTAATGATGATTTGGGCGAATGGATTAACGGCGTGTTTTATCCAAACCAATACCTTTTCTTAACAAGATATCAGTTAACTACAAATCAACAGAATTACAGTTATTTTGGCTCAGATTATACCTTAAACAATAGTATATATCTATCGTCTACACCTAACCCAAATATTACTTGGGAAGTACAGTATTCTACCAACGTTGGTTTTGACTTTGGATTCCTGAACAACAAATTGACAGCAACTTTTGATTATTTCAACAACAAAAGATCTGATATTTTAACGGCAAGAAATGCGTCTGTGCCTTTATACACAGGATTGGCACTTCCAAAAGAAAACATTGGAGAAACTGTTAACAGAGGGGTTGACTGGTCTATAAATTATGCCGATAATATTCATAATTTCAAATACAGCGTTGGTTTTAACCTTACGTATGCGCAAAGTGAAGTATTGTTTCGTGACGAAGCTGCAAACATTCCTGAGTGGCAAAAATCAACCGGAAAAGCTATCGATTCATGGTTAGTTTACCAAACAAATGGTATTTACCGTACACAGGCAGATGTTGACAATTCGGCTCATTTTGAAGGTGCAAAACCTGGAGATCTTTGGGTAAAAGATACAGATGGTGACGGTAATATCACTACTAATGATAAAGTTAGAATTCCGCAATCGGCTACACCAAAAATCGCTTACGGTATTCCGATGAGAGCAGAATACAAAGGTTTTTCTATCGACTTACTTTGGACAGGACAATCAAAAGCAAAACAAATGATTCTTCCGCAAGGACAAGGAGCTATTGTAGCGCCGCCAGCATGGTTATACAACGACAGATATACAGCAGATAATCCTAATTCTAAATATCCTGTAGCATTCAATGATTCAGATAATAGAAACAACATTCCGGCTGACTTCTGGTTAAAAGATGCTTCTTTCTTTAGATTAAAATCATTAGAAATATCTTATGTCTTACCTGAAAAATCACTTTCAAGATTTGGAGTATTAAATATGAGAATTTATGCCGGAGGAACTAATTTGTTTTCTATCGACCACATGAAACAATATAACAGAGATCCGGAAACGAACAATACTACGGGAGTTAATTATCCGCAAACCCGTATCTACAGAGTCGGTATGACCATTGAATTATAA
- a CDS encoding DinB family protein, which yields MTTVTTTVTPKLFVKMVLDRWYASITNCDVLLNSLSDEALQKEISPGRNRGIYLLGHLIAVHDDMLVLMDMGEKLYPELNEPFIKFPDKAVEKLPTVSELRTFWTKQSEAIKQKFENLKPEEWFEKHTAVSAEDFEKEPHRNKLNIVITRTSHLQYHLGQMQLLKNK from the coding sequence ATGACAACAGTAACAACAACAGTGACGCCAAAATTATTCGTTAAAATGGTATTGGACAGATGGTATGCATCTATAACTAATTGTGACGTATTACTTAATTCTTTAAGTGATGAAGCTTTGCAAAAAGAAATTTCTCCGGGAAGAAACAGAGGTATTTATTTGCTTGGACATCTTATTGCAGTTCATGATGATATGCTGGTTCTAATGGATATGGGCGAAAAACTATATCCTGAATTAAATGAGCCATTTATAAAATTTCCGGATAAAGCAGTAGAAAAATTACCAACAGTATCAGAGTTGAGAACTTTCTGGACTAAACAATCTGAGGCGATAAAACAAAAATTTGAGAATCTGAAACCAGAAGAATGGTTCGAAAAACATACAGCCGTAAGTGCCGAAGATTTTGAGAAAGAGCCACATCGCAATAAATTGAATATAGTGATAACAAGAACTTCTCATTTGCAATACCACTTAGGGCAAATGCAATTACTTAAAAATAAATAA
- a CDS encoding Crp/Fnr family transcriptional regulator, producing MNETSEFHIFYKHIANFSSITEEEFGNIISYFSKITFKKGEKLVKLGEKANHTYWISNGLAVSNYIDNFGKEHIMQFANEGCWITDQQAFYNQTTAIFDIVCLEQTEAISISFENREKLCAAVPKMENFFRRKANDSFVKQQKRLLTYMTNDATERFNLLLKEYPDLIQRISKRKLAAYLGVSRETLSRLKK from the coding sequence TTGAACGAGACCTCTGAATTTCACATCTTTTATAAACATATTGCAAACTTTTCTTCTATCACAGAAGAAGAGTTTGGCAATATAATTTCTTATTTCTCAAAAATTACCTTCAAAAAAGGGGAGAAGCTTGTAAAACTGGGCGAAAAAGCCAACCACACTTATTGGATTTCTAATGGTCTCGCCGTGTCTAATTATATAGATAATTTTGGCAAAGAACACATTATGCAGTTTGCCAATGAAGGCTGCTGGATTACAGACCAACAGGCTTTTTATAACCAAACAACTGCTATTTTTGATATCGTTTGTCTGGAACAAACTGAAGCAATCTCCATTTCATTCGAGAATAGGGAAAAACTATGTGCAGCCGTTCCGAAGATGGAGAATTTTTTTCGCAGAAAAGCCAACGACAGTTTTGTAAAACAACAAAAACGGTTACTCACTTATATGACCAACGATGCTACTGAGCGTTTTAATCTCTTACTCAAAGAATACCCAGACTTGATACAAAGAATTTCTAAAAGAAAATTAGCTGCTTATCTGGGCGTATCAAGGGAGACACTGAGCCGTTTGAAAAAATAA